From Nitratidesulfovibrio vulgaris str. Hildenborough, a single genomic window includes:
- a CDS encoding glycosyltransferase family 4 protein: protein MQGYLWLCSNMQHTRLWGTLHPFLEHSVVMGRCVANEGFLRALLHLDPYDGYHFFLPTRDAGAHLAQALCDTPAVRRGALKVATRLELPAALVRQPFHCFHLSDPMTEQPWLSALRNHLAPQVFPVTGVTHSLSYTRYGASLLAHMWPGCTRRDAIVSTSHAGCAVVGRMFANLRRGYGLTPEAHPQPQVLRMPLGVDPVSLPAPDPKARARERGRLGVGDELVLLVVGRIAHYAKMDLLPLFRMLQRAESCGLPRGEYLLVIAGQADADDGMPGILERMGALYGVRVRVVRSPDDATRNGLYAAADIFLSPSDNVQETFGLTLLEAAAAGLPVVASDWDGYRDLVEDGVTGFLVSTLGPAVSAGVDVAAPLLYDNQYHLLLAQQVAVDVEAFGASIARLAVSAALREEMGRAGRERVLARFAWESVVSRWVGLWDALWQEPVDEQCRMHAHPMAMSYADVFGGYPSARLDANLRVRATPAGLAVYGGREQATPYPGVAFMVPDEALHRLLFRTRKGASLREICGHLLSGADRGGDAAPDMSASVPSAAGRSTSLMPDSPPTSPRGAGASEDAVPGGSLWSLPGNGDLTLEGLHFLVLWALKHDLLEVY from the coding sequence ATGCAGGGGTATCTGTGGCTTTGCTCCAACATGCAGCACACTCGCCTGTGGGGAACGCTTCACCCCTTTCTTGAACACTCTGTGGTGATGGGACGTTGTGTAGCCAATGAGGGGTTTCTTCGTGCCCTGCTGCACCTCGACCCTTACGACGGCTATCACTTCTTTCTTCCCACCCGCGATGCCGGGGCGCATCTCGCCCAAGCGCTGTGTGATACACCGGCGGTGCGGCGCGGTGCACTGAAGGTGGCTACGCGCCTTGAACTGCCGGCAGCCCTTGTGCGGCAGCCCTTCCATTGCTTTCATCTCTCCGACCCGATGACGGAACAGCCATGGCTTTCTGCACTACGCAACCATCTTGCGCCGCAGGTCTTTCCGGTGACCGGGGTGACGCACTCGCTCAGCTACACCCGTTACGGTGCCTCGCTGCTGGCGCATATGTGGCCCGGTTGCACACGACGCGACGCCATCGTCTCAACGTCGCATGCCGGTTGTGCCGTCGTTGGACGCATGTTCGCCAACCTGCGGCGGGGCTATGGCTTGACCCCAGAGGCTCATCCGCAACCGCAGGTGCTGCGGATGCCCCTCGGTGTAGACCCGGTGTCGCTGCCCGCCCCCGACCCGAAGGCGAGGGCGCGTGAACGCGGACGTCTTGGCGTCGGTGATGAACTGGTGCTTCTTGTGGTGGGGCGTATCGCCCACTATGCCAAGATGGATTTGCTGCCACTCTTCAGGATGCTGCAACGGGCCGAATCGTGCGGGCTGCCCCGTGGGGAGTACCTGCTCGTCATTGCCGGACAGGCTGATGCGGATGACGGAATGCCCGGCATTCTCGAGCGGATGGGGGCACTGTACGGTGTGCGGGTCCGTGTCGTGCGGTCGCCGGATGACGCAACGCGTAATGGTCTGTACGCCGCTGCCGACATCTTTCTCTCGCCTTCCGACAATGTGCAGGAGACGTTCGGTCTGACGCTTCTTGAGGCTGCTGCTGCGGGGTTGCCCGTGGTCGCTTCCGACTGGGACGGCTACCGTGACCTTGTCGAGGATGGCGTGACCGGTTTTCTGGTGTCGACCCTCGGTCCCGCCGTGTCGGCTGGGGTGGATGTCGCCGCGCCGCTACTCTACGACAATCAGTACCATCTGCTCCTTGCGCAGCAGGTCGCCGTCGATGTGGAGGCTTTCGGCGCTTCCATCGCCCGACTTGCCGTCTCTGCGGCGTTGCGCGAAGAGATGGGGCGTGCCGGACGCGAACGGGTGCTTGCACGGTTCGCTTGGGAGTCTGTCGTCTCCCGATGGGTGGGGCTGTGGGACGCGTTGTGGCAGGAACCCGTCGATGAACAGTGCCGGATGCACGCGCACCCCATGGCGATGTCCTATGCGGATGTCTTCGGGGGGTATCCCTCTGCAAGGCTCGACGCCAACCTGCGTGTCAGGGCGACTCCGGCGGGGTTGGCCGTTTATGGCGGGCGCGAACAGGCGACGCCGTATCCCGGCGTGGCGTTCATGGTTCCTGATGAGGCGTTGCACAGGCTGCTTTTCCGGACCAGGAAGGGGGCTTCGCTACGTGAGATTTGCGGCCACCTGCTATCGGGTGCGGACAGGGGGGGCGATGCTGCCCCCGACATGTCTGCGTCTGTTCCGAGTGCCGCTGGACGGTCGACATCGCTCATGCCGGATTCGCCTCCGACGAGTCCCCGCGGGGCCGGTGCCAGCGAAGATGCCGTTCCGGGCGGCAGTCTCTGGTCGCTTCCGGGGAACGGCGACCTGACCTTGGAAGGTCTCCATTTTCTCGTGCTATGGGCCCTCAAGCACGACCTGCTGGAAGTGTACTGA
- a CDS encoding esterase/lipase family protein yields MSFLNALFATIAATVATIPVVTYGAFLLHNGLPLPGRHTARRLAALAEGMCQSVGAFCMVVAALPFRRRCRLPLQPEASAGDAGPHVPVLFVHGLYHNPSAWLLYRPTFARQGIGPVHTFGYDSFSNDFATLVHQLDAAVDALIQAHPATPPILIGHSLGGLIIRAWLSRHDGARRCSGVVTLGTPHQGSALARLGIGNLARSLLFRGTLVQTVERHEAAPGVPCVAIRSPLDNMVIPAEGLRIRAHGWTEVEGPAVSHVWMLWDARTRTLVLETARRIRDGLPVT; encoded by the coding sequence ATGTCCTTCCTGAACGCCCTGTTTGCAACGATCGCCGCCACGGTGGCAACCATACCTGTCGTCACTTACGGGGCCTTTCTCCTCCACAACGGCCTGCCCCTGCCGGGGCGGCACACCGCAAGGCGTCTCGCAGCACTTGCCGAGGGAATGTGTCAGAGCGTGGGCGCGTTCTGCATGGTCGTTGCAGCCCTCCCCTTCCGGCGACGTTGCCGCCTGCCGTTGCAGCCCGAAGCTTCGGCCGGAGATGCAGGGCCTCACGTCCCCGTCCTGTTCGTCCACGGTCTCTATCACAACCCGAGCGCGTGGCTTCTCTATCGACCGACGTTCGCGAGGCAGGGCATTGGCCCGGTGCATACGTTCGGCTATGACAGTTTCAGCAACGATTTCGCGACGCTGGTGCACCAGCTGGATGCGGCGGTCGACGCCCTCATCCAAGCGCACCCCGCCACGCCGCCCATCCTCATCGGCCACAGTCTCGGCGGGCTTATCATCAGGGCGTGGCTTTCTCGCCATGATGGCGCCCGCCGCTGTTCCGGCGTCGTGACACTGGGTACGCCCCATCAGGGCAGTGCACTGGCAAGGCTTGGTATCGGCAATCTGGCACGCAGCCTTCTCTTCAGGGGGACGCTCGTCCAGACCGTCGAACGACACGAAGCCGCACCCGGCGTGCCCTGTGTCGCCATCCGTTCCCCGCTGGACAACATGGTCATCCCGGCGGAGGGGCTTCGGATTCGCGCACACGGCTGGACCGAGGTCGAAGGCCCTGCCGTCAGTCATGTCTGGATGCTCTGGGATGCACGGACACGGACATTGGTGCTGGAGACGGCTCGACGCATCCGTGACGGGCTGCCTGTTACCTAA
- a CDS encoding HU family DNA-binding protein has product MTKADLVDKIAAKANLTKASAERSLNAFLDAVKDVLASEGKLTLTGFGTFAVESRQERKGRNPRTGAEIKIPASKVVKFRPGKTLKDAVK; this is encoded by the coding sequence ATGACAAAGGCTGACCTGGTTGACAAGATTGCAGCGAAGGCCAATCTGACGAAAGCCAGTGCCGAGCGTTCCCTCAATGCGTTCCTCGACGCGGTGAAGGATGTTCTGGCCAGTGAAGGCAAGCTGACGCTCACCGGCTTCGGCACGTTCGCCGTCGAATCGCGTCAGGAGCGCAAGGGACGCAACCCCCGCACCGGCGCAGAAATCAAGATCCCCGCTTCCAAGGTCGTCAAGTTCCGCCCCGGCAAGACGCTCAAGGACGCGGTGAAGTAA
- a CDS encoding DUF2062 domain-containing protein — MSCLDWWQRFKRALRLQYLRILRQPGSTHSIAMGMAAGIFVGFLPIIPFQSVVAIALAFLVRGSKVVAVAGTWISNPVNVIPFYGMLYWVGHHVWHTDIVFDPAKLELAQMLQQGAELVAVMTIGGVILGIPAAFVAYVLTFKGVNAYRQRRMIKLLRKHVETRNGGDDAA; from the coding sequence GTGTCCTGTCTCGACTGGTGGCAGAGGTTCAAGCGGGCCCTGCGGCTTCAGTATCTGCGGATACTGCGCCAGCCCGGCTCGACGCATTCCATCGCCATGGGGATGGCTGCTGGGATTTTTGTCGGCTTTCTGCCCATCATACCCTTTCAGTCGGTGGTCGCCATCGCCCTTGCGTTTCTCGTAAGGGGCAGCAAGGTGGTGGCTGTCGCCGGAACATGGATATCGAATCCCGTCAATGTCATCCCGTTCTACGGGATGCTCTACTGGGTGGGCCATCACGTGTGGCATACGGACATCGTGTTCGACCCTGCCAAGCTTGAACTGGCACAGATGCTCCAGCAGGGTGCGGAACTTGTGGCCGTCATGACCATCGGCGGTGTCATCCTAGGCATTCCTGCGGCGTTCGTCGCGTACGTACTTACATTCAAGGGCGTGAACGCCTACAGGCAGCGGCGCATGATCAAGCTGCTGCGAAAGCATGTGGAAACCCGCAACGGAGGTGACGATGCGGCGTGA
- a CDS encoding GatB/YqeY domain-containing protein, producing the protein MTLIERLEKDYVVAYKAKDALRLGVLRLLKTAAKNLQVELRRPVEEAEMLDLLTKQAKQRVDSIEQFRAAGRDDLADKEDAELGVIREYLPQPLTGEELSAAIESAVAASGATSMKDMGRVMSAIMDEHKGRVDGKELSSAVRARLQAG; encoded by the coding sequence ATGACACTCATCGAACGTCTGGAAAAAGACTACGTTGTCGCCTACAAGGCCAAGGATGCCCTTCGCCTTGGCGTGTTGCGACTGCTCAAGACCGCCGCCAAGAACCTTCAGGTCGAGTTGCGCCGCCCTGTGGAAGAGGCCGAAATGCTCGACCTGCTCACCAAGCAGGCCAAGCAGCGGGTCGACTCCATCGAGCAGTTCCGTGCCGCAGGACGGGATGACCTCGCTGACAAGGAAGATGCGGAGCTTGGGGTCATTCGCGAGTATCTGCCCCAGCCGCTCACCGGCGAAGAGCTTTCCGCAGCCATCGAATCCGCCGTTGCCGCCTCTGGTGCGACCTCCATGAAGGACATGGGGCGTGTGATGAGCGCCATCATGGATGAGCACAAGGGGCGCGTAGACGGCAAGGAACTCAGTTCGGCCGTTCGCGCACGTCTGCAGGCGGGCTAG
- the fusA gene encoding elongation factor G, whose translation MASSHGPAPRLELLRNIGIIAHIDAGKTTLSERILFYTQKIHRMGEVHDGTATMDFMPEEQERGITIASACTTCTWGRHTVNIIDTPGHVDFTIEVERSLRVLDGAVGVFCAVGGVEPQSETVWRQSEKFGVPKLAFVNKMDRLGADFEATLDAMRTRLGAVPLPLVVPMGQGETFEGLVDVVTREVLTFPADAHDRSYARAPVEGESARLCEVWRERMLETLAENDEGIVDRYLGGEELAPEEIRAAIRRVTLARSLVPVFAGSALHNTGVQPLLDGVCAYLPSPVDAAPVRGLDRSEGRRVVVSPEPKAPLAALVFKVVMEGSRKVALVRLYAGTLCEGDTCRNVTREVDERVSKLFRLHAGRREQIEEAFAGDIVGVMGLRAARTGDTIAAAERPVLLENIAAYRPVISLAMEPRNTEEGEKLDEVLERLCLEDPTLAVEQDEGTGQRILSGMGELHLEVVLERIRREYGVSPRVGNPQVVFQETVSGTGEGAGEFDRELGDQPHYGQVSLRVTARERDKGNRVRFGMATEGWPQAWVDSVAQGVVDSLQSGVVKGYPVQDVDVEVVSMQRRDGASSPAGYHMAAVAAVKAAMQSAGPVLLEPIMAVEISVPEAHLGASIGQLGSRGGKVENMFDRGGQKVVQGLAPLAGLFGFSTALRSATQGRAGLVMRFERFDCME comes from the coding sequence ATGGCTAGTTCTCATGGCCCCGCCCCCCGTCTCGAACTTTTGCGGAACATCGGCATCATCGCCCACATCGACGCGGGCAAGACCACTCTTTCCGAGCGTATTCTCTTTTACACCCAGAAGATTCACCGCATGGGCGAAGTGCATGACGGCACCGCGACCATGGACTTCATGCCCGAAGAACAGGAGCGTGGCATCACCATCGCCTCTGCCTGCACGACCTGCACATGGGGACGGCATACGGTGAACATCATCGACACGCCGGGGCACGTCGACTTCACCATCGAGGTCGAGCGCTCTTTGCGTGTGCTTGACGGGGCGGTGGGGGTCTTCTGCGCCGTCGGAGGTGTCGAACCCCAGTCCGAGACGGTGTGGCGGCAGTCCGAGAAGTTCGGCGTCCCCAAACTCGCCTTCGTGAACAAGATGGACAGGCTTGGGGCGGATTTCGAAGCCACCCTCGACGCCATGCGCACCCGGCTGGGTGCCGTGCCCTTGCCGCTGGTCGTGCCGATGGGGCAGGGTGAGACATTCGAAGGACTTGTCGATGTCGTCACCCGTGAAGTGCTCACCTTCCCCGCCGATGCGCACGACCGCAGCTATGCCCGTGCGCCGGTCGAAGGGGAGAGTGCCCGCCTCTGCGAGGTGTGGCGCGAGAGGATGCTTGAGACGCTCGCCGAGAACGACGAGGGCATCGTCGACCGGTACCTTGGAGGCGAAGAGCTTGCGCCCGAGGAAATCCGTGCCGCCATCAGGCGTGTGACGCTGGCGCGCAGCCTTGTCCCCGTCTTTGCGGGGTCTGCCTTGCACAATACCGGCGTGCAGCCCCTTCTCGACGGCGTGTGTGCCTATCTGCCGTCGCCTGTCGACGCGGCACCGGTTCGCGGGCTCGACCGGAGCGAGGGCAGGCGGGTGGTCGTCTCGCCTGAACCGAAGGCACCATTGGCTGCGCTGGTCTTCAAGGTCGTCATGGAAGGAAGCCGCAAGGTGGCTCTGGTACGGCTTTATGCCGGGACGCTGTGCGAGGGCGATACCTGTCGCAATGTCACGCGTGAAGTGGACGAGCGCGTCTCGAAGCTGTTCCGGCTGCACGCCGGACGCCGCGAACAGATCGAAGAGGCGTTCGCCGGCGACATCGTCGGCGTCATGGGATTGCGCGCCGCCCGCACGGGCGACACCATCGCCGCCGCGGAACGGCCCGTGCTGCTCGAGAATATCGCGGCCTACCGTCCCGTCATCTCGCTTGCCATGGAACCGCGCAACACCGAAGAGGGCGAGAAGCTCGACGAGGTTCTCGAGCGCCTGTGCCTTGAAGACCCCACGCTTGCCGTCGAACAGGACGAGGGCACTGGGCAGCGCATCCTCTCCGGCATGGGCGAGTTGCACCTTGAAGTGGTACTTGAACGTATCCGGCGTGAGTACGGGGTGAGTCCGCGTGTGGGCAACCCGCAGGTCGTCTTTCAGGAGACCGTGTCCGGCACGGGCGAGGGCGCAGGCGAGTTCGACCGTGAACTGGGTGACCAGCCGCACTACGGGCAGGTCTCTTTGCGCGTGACGGCCCGCGAGCGTGACAAGGGCAACCGGGTGCGTTTCGGCATGGCGACGGAAGGGTGGCCGCAGGCATGGGTTGACTCGGTGGCCCAAGGTGTCGTCGATAGTCTGCAAAGCGGCGTCGTCAAAGGGTATCCCGTGCAGGATGTGGATGTCGAGGTCGTGTCCATGCAACGTCGTGACGGGGCCTCGTCGCCTGCTGGCTACCACATGGCGGCGGTGGCAGCCGTGAAGGCGGCCATGCAGTCCGCAGGCCCGGTCTTGCTGGAACCCATCATGGCTGTGGAGATTTCCGTACCCGAGGCGCATCTTGGTGCGTCCATCGGGCAACTGGGCTCACGGGGCGGCAAGGTGGAGAACATGTTCGACAGGGGCGGGCAGAAGGTCGTGCAAGGGCTTGCACCGCTTGCCGGGCTTTTCGGGTTTTCGACGGCACTGCGCTCTGCAACGCAGGGGCGTGCCGGGCTGGTTATGCGATTCGAACGTTTTGACTGCATGGAGTAG
- a CDS encoding endonuclease MutS2: MTLEARTLRALEYDKVLHHLARYCVSEAGREACLALAPCPGSDALADATALLEDARRWSEHTGFRLSVFPPLGGVFRYLEGQSAVLDLEALWALRQMLTQARALVTSVAEGAATAGRWETLSTLTLRTPLPLRSVSGLERCVSEDGLLRDESSPELLLARQEIRRLHQQCTRKVKDYAQQYNILHYLQDEFMTLSSDRYVLPLKSNFKGRLQGIIHDYSQTGETCYFEPMFLVEVNNRLQELKREERAEERKVLTYLTDLVRGELAGVRAAFDLLVTADVLLAKCALAAAFDGSVVRMESGRTLDLRKARHPLLVLAGHAVQPVDIALGDGQRCLVISGGNAGGKTVSLKTAGLITLMALSALPVPAAPGSSLPAWTTVHAFIGDEQSLEDHVSTFTAQITHLGRVWDGLDDSTLVILDEFGAGTDPAQGAALAQAVLDELMAHGASVIAATHFPALKAYALSREGVRAASVLFDPKSRKPLYTLAYDQVGASQALDVAREHGLPESVLRRAENYLLLDGEDTSALVARLNSLAVDRERELDALRAEEEKYRAKRMKLEERFARERETLFRDIQAQAQSVLRDWKDGKVSHKQTLKALSKVRETLSTQPAESQAEQEQPVSVDVATLRQGQPVFHRPWGKKAVVAEVDLRKSRVRIDMSGVFLWAEARDLAPSDARPETRASVTQTVSASPVPMRLDLRGMRADVALSELEKGVDNALLAGRSVLEIIHGRGTGALRKEVHAYLRQSPAIATFSLAPEDQGGDGVTLVEFR, encoded by the coding sequence GTGACACTTGAAGCCCGCACCCTGCGTGCACTCGAATACGACAAGGTATTGCACCATCTGGCGCGATACTGCGTCTCCGAAGCCGGTCGCGAGGCCTGTCTGGCCCTTGCACCGTGCCCCGGTTCCGATGCGCTTGCCGACGCTACCGCTCTGCTTGAGGATGCACGCCGCTGGAGTGAGCATACCGGCTTCCGTCTGTCGGTCTTTCCTCCGCTGGGCGGGGTCTTCCGCTACCTGGAAGGGCAGAGTGCCGTTCTCGACCTTGAGGCGCTATGGGCTCTCCGGCAGATGCTCACGCAGGCGCGCGCCCTTGTGACTTCGGTAGCCGAAGGCGCTGCCACCGCAGGGCGTTGGGAGACCCTTTCGACGCTCACTCTGCGTACCCCGCTACCCTTGCGGTCCGTGTCCGGTCTTGAGCGTTGTGTCTCCGAAGACGGCCTGCTGCGCGATGAAAGCTCGCCAGAACTTCTGCTCGCAAGGCAGGAGATTCGCAGGTTGCACCAGCAGTGCACGCGCAAGGTCAAGGACTACGCCCAACAGTACAACATCCTCCATTACCTTCAGGACGAGTTCATGACCCTCTCGTCCGACAGGTACGTGCTGCCTCTCAAGTCGAACTTCAAGGGACGGCTGCAGGGCATCATCCACGACTATTCGCAGACGGGTGAGACCTGCTACTTCGAGCCCATGTTCCTCGTCGAGGTCAACAACAGGTTGCAGGAACTCAAGCGTGAGGAGAGGGCCGAAGAGCGCAAGGTGCTCACCTATCTCACCGACCTCGTTCGCGGCGAACTCGCTGGCGTGCGTGCTGCCTTCGACCTGCTTGTGACTGCCGATGTGCTGCTTGCCAAATGTGCCCTCGCGGCTGCCTTCGATGGCAGCGTGGTGCGCATGGAGTCGGGGCGGACACTCGACCTGCGCAAGGCCCGGCATCCGCTTCTCGTGCTCGCCGGTCACGCTGTGCAGCCCGTGGACATCGCCCTCGGCGACGGACAGCGCTGCCTCGTCATCAGCGGTGGCAACGCGGGCGGCAAGACGGTGTCGCTGAAGACCGCCGGACTCATCACGCTGATGGCCCTGTCCGCTCTTCCCGTGCCCGCAGCCCCCGGCAGTTCACTGCCCGCATGGACGACTGTGCATGCCTTCATCGGCGATGAACAGAGTCTCGAAGACCATGTGAGCACCTTCACGGCCCAGATAACCCATCTCGGGCGGGTGTGGGACGGGCTCGATGACAGCACGCTCGTCATCCTCGATGAATTCGGTGCGGGCACCGACCCTGCGCAGGGTGCCGCGCTCGCACAGGCGGTACTTGATGAACTCATGGCGCATGGTGCCTCGGTCATCGCCGCCACGCACTTCCCGGCACTGAAGGCCTATGCGCTCTCCCGCGAAGGGGTGCGTGCCGCTTCGGTGCTCTTCGATCCCAAATCACGCAAGCCTCTGTACACACTCGCCTACGATCAGGTCGGGGCAAGTCAGGCCCTTGACGTGGCGCGCGAGCACGGACTGCCGGAAAGCGTCCTCCGCAGGGCAGAGAACTATCTGCTGCTTGACGGTGAAGACACCTCGGCGCTGGTTGCACGACTGAATAGCCTTGCGGTCGACCGCGAGCGTGAACTCGACGCCCTCCGTGCCGAAGAGGAGAAGTACCGCGCAAAACGCATGAAGCTTGAAGAACGCTTCGCGCGTGAGCGCGAGACCCTCTTCCGGGATATTCAGGCGCAGGCGCAGAGCGTGCTGCGCGACTGGAAAGACGGAAAGGTGAGCCACAAGCAGACCCTCAAGGCACTTTCGAAAGTACGCGAGACCCTTTCGACCCAGCCCGCAGAATCCCAAGCCGAACAGGAACAGCCCGTCTCCGTCGATGTGGCCACACTCCGTCAGGGGCAGCCGGTGTTCCATCGTCCGTGGGGCAAGAAGGCTGTCGTGGCTGAGGTCGACCTGCGCAAGTCGCGGGTTCGCATCGACATGAGCGGGGTGTTCCTGTGGGCCGAAGCCCGCGACCTTGCCCCTAGCGACGCCAGACCCGAGACGCGCGCATCCGTCACGCAGACAGTTTCTGCATCGCCTGTGCCCATGCGTCTTGACTTGCGTGGAATGCGTGCTGATGTTGCGTTGAGCGAACTGGAAAAGGGTGTGGACAATGCGCTGCTTGCGGGCAGAAGTGTGCTTGAGATCATCCACGGGCGTGGAACGGGTGCGCTTCGCAAGGAGGTGCATGCCTATCTGCGCCAGTCTCCAGCGATCGCCACGTTCTCCCTCGCTCCGGAGGACCAGGGCGGTGACGGTGTGACGCTTGTTGAATTCCGCTAG
- a CDS encoding glycosyltransferase family 4 protein: MGLAVVHHTFFAHRGGAARVANLLHQRLGAEGVDSRRTAEVADAATGCTLVSPDAVAAVARGALIHLHATADWLLALSALRGHPRVVITLHDAALLTGGCIQPFDCPGWHQGCLSPCPRGYANAEERQRHLRELLYELAPYLVSPSGWLARMVRQALPGLSCAVVPNGVSIPETIDAGAARRALGIGAEAFVVLCLAHGGETSQLKGGGLWTTIWDAVKQAVPNALGVFVGGDAMRRDGDLLRLPYLDQAHLHIVRAAADVFIHPSLADNHPLGILEAMAAGLPVCAFDVGGVPEIVRDGVTGRLVPVGDAATLALVCAEFAAQPHVRRGFGKAARDLATRCFDERRMARDYLRVYGTLEGA; the protein is encoded by the coding sequence ATGGGCCTTGCCGTCGTTCACCATACCTTTTTCGCCCACAGGGGCGGGGCTGCGCGTGTGGCGAACCTGTTGCACCAACGGCTTGGCGCTGAAGGGGTCGATTCGCGGCGTACCGCAGAAGTGGCGGATGCGGCTACCGGTTGCACGCTGGTGTCGCCTGATGCCGTTGCCGCCGTAGCGCGAGGCGCCCTCATCCATCTCCATGCCACTGCGGACTGGCTACTGGCCTTATCTGCCTTGCGGGGGCATCCGCGTGTGGTTATCACTCTGCACGACGCCGCGCTGCTCACCGGTGGGTGCATTCAGCCCTTCGACTGTCCGGGCTGGCATCAGGGCTGTCTTTCGCCATGTCCGCGTGGCTATGCGAATGCGGAAGAAAGACAGAGGCACCTGCGAGAGTTGCTGTATGAACTCGCTCCGTATCTGGTAAGCCCCTCGGGGTGGTTGGCGCGGATGGTCAGGCAGGCTTTGCCGGGACTGTCGTGCGCAGTGGTGCCTAATGGCGTTTCCATACCGGAGACCATCGATGCCGGGGCCGCCCGGAGGGCGCTGGGCATCGGTGCTGAAGCCTTCGTGGTGCTGTGTCTCGCCCATGGCGGAGAGACCTCGCAACTCAAGGGAGGCGGACTCTGGACCACCATATGGGATGCGGTCAAACAGGCTGTGCCGAACGCGTTGGGTGTGTTCGTCGGGGGCGATGCCATGCGGCGGGATGGCGACCTGCTGCGTCTGCCGTACCTTGACCAGGCGCATCTCCACATCGTCCGTGCCGCGGCGGATGTCTTCATCCATCCATCCCTTGCGGACAATCATCCGCTCGGCATTCTGGAAGCGATGGCTGCGGGACTGCCCGTCTGCGCCTTCGACGTGGGCGGGGTTCCCGAAATCGTGCGTGACGGTGTGACGGGACGACTCGTCCCGGTGGGTGATGCGGCGACGCTGGCTCTCGTGTGCGCCGAATTCGCCGCGCAGCCGCATGTACGGCGGGGGTTCGGCAAGGCCGCTCGCGACCTTGCGACCCGATGCTTCGACGAACGCCGCATGGCCCGGGACTACCTGCGCGTCTATGGTACCCTGGAGGGGGCGTGA
- the rpsU gene encoding 30S ribosomal protein S21 → MPGVYLNEDDYNFDIALRRFKKQVEKAGILSEMKKRQHYEKPSVMRKKKKAAARKRLLKKIRKMNMA, encoded by the coding sequence TTGCCCGGTGTCTACCTCAATGAGGACGACTACAACTTCGACATCGCTCTGCGCCGCTTCAAGAAGCAGGTCGAGAAGGCTGGCATTCTTTCTGAAATGAAGAAGCGCCAGCACTACGAGAAGCCCAGCGTGATGCGCAAGAAGAAGAAGGCTGCGGCCCGCAAGCGCCTCCTCAAGAAGATCAGGAAGATGAACATGGCGTAA
- the rsmA gene encoding 16S rRNA (adenine(1518)-N(6)/adenine(1519)-N(6))-dimethyltransferase RsmA, with protein sequence MPPRAKKSLGQNFLKDRNIAARIAAQLHIGPDDWVIEIGPGPGALTRHIHAAGPARLFLLEKDHHWAREHRLHPLAGTPEAQVVLTDALLFPWERLDAAHPWKVIGNLPYNVASPLMWDICSRAPGLLRASFMIQKEVGERIVAAPGSRQYGALSVWLQCFTKPEWCFVVPPHVFTPRPKVDSAVLAFTPRTDRPDAVQSKRLARVLRLCFQQRRKQLQGILRPHVGGDASALLAGLGIDPAARPETLSPERFIALGEAVAMSAIA encoded by the coding sequence ATGCCCCCTCGTGCGAAGAAGAGCCTTGGCCAGAACTTCCTCAAGGACAGGAACATCGCCGCACGCATCGCCGCGCAGTTGCATATTGGGCCCGATGACTGGGTGATCGAAATCGGCCCCGGGCCGGGGGCGTTGACACGGCATATCCATGCCGCCGGGCCCGCCCGTCTCTTTCTGCTTGAGAAGGACCATCACTGGGCACGCGAGCATCGCCTTCATCCATTGGCGGGTACTCCCGAAGCACAGGTGGTCTTGACGGATGCCTTGCTCTTCCCATGGGAAAGGCTCGATGCGGCGCATCCGTGGAAGGTCATCGGCAATCTGCCCTACAATGTCGCCTCACCGCTCATGTGGGACATATGCAGTCGTGCGCCCGGTCTCCTCCGCGCCTCGTTCATGATCCAGAAGGAGGTGGGTGAGCGTATCGTTGCCGCACCGGGCAGCCGGCAGTACGGGGCGCTTTCCGTGTGGCTGCAGTGCTTCACGAAGCCGGAGTGGTGCTTCGTTGTGCCGCCGCATGTCTTCACGCCCCGTCCCAAGGTCGATTCGGCGGTGCTTGCCTTCACCCCGCGTACCGACAGGCCCGATGCCGTCCAGTCGAAGCGCCTGGCCCGTGTGTTGCGCCTCTGTTTCCAGCAGCGCCGCAAGCAGTTGCAGGGGATATTGAGGCCTCATGTGGGTGGTGATGCCTCTGCCCTTCTCGCAGGGCTTGGCATCGACCCCGCCGCGCGTCCCGAGACGCTGTCTCCGGAGCGTTTCATCGCATTGGGAGAAGCCGTTGCCATGTCGGCTATCGCTTGA